A single Crateriforma conspicua DNA region contains:
- a CDS encoding BatA domain-containing protein — protein MSLLAPLYLIGATAIALPIILHLIRRRPKSQMTFSSLMFLRPSPPKLTKRSRLDDWPLLLIRALALLLIAIAFARPFFRSSQTTGLRDVGRNVVLMIDTSASMRRAGIPDAVRRHAQTLADQLGADDRISIIAFDSQPRTVVDFQQATAVELAARRQLVLDAVDQSPPSWRHTDMAAALMEAADLVTVGISDDESLDPTRTLDELDDGVAVPTQVVLISDLQAGADLEALQAFAWPDNVRLDVRLVKPSGSTNASPRLLNRTDATSDLVAVADDAWRIRIANSENADHGNFRLAWGDANAFQRSESEMDIQVPPGQTRVVSMTPPKPGDATLILSGDDDDFDNTFYFVTPEVKRLTLLHVGNAQGPPQQRPGFFLSQVPLANADREVDFRDLSAADSAAIRDVLRTEASADEVTLPLVVLTAPVQSDVADDLQSYVKNGGHVVVAIGPSDDAAQWQQTLESIGDLTGVRISEATVDDYAMWSQIDFRDPLFKPMADPKFNDFSKIRFWSHRELIVDPPAEDSMWKVPCRFDDGQIAIARRTLGKGRLTILTSGWDTEDSQLALSTKFIPLVFAWFEASDTVAADQGNARIVGIPDAAGIVWEAPGIQKSDDGDATVAVNLPASESRTEPLDLAALENLGIPLGKVESATTVAMKDRQLRDVELESEQGLWRMALLIALGLIACETVYSAIRRQVESTEMV, from the coding sequence ATGAGTCTGCTGGCACCGCTGTATTTGATCGGCGCGACCGCGATCGCGTTGCCCATCATTTTGCATTTGATTCGACGTAGACCCAAGTCGCAGATGACGTTCAGTTCGCTGATGTTCCTGCGGCCGTCGCCACCCAAACTGACCAAACGCAGCCGACTGGATGACTGGCCGTTGCTGTTGATTCGGGCGTTGGCGTTGTTGTTGATCGCGATCGCATTTGCCAGGCCCTTCTTTCGATCGTCCCAGACCACCGGGTTGCGGGACGTCGGCCGAAACGTCGTTTTGATGATCGATACCAGTGCCAGCATGCGACGGGCGGGAATCCCCGATGCGGTCCGGCGACATGCCCAAACCCTGGCCGATCAGTTGGGGGCCGACGACAGGATCAGCATCATCGCCTTTGATTCACAGCCACGGACGGTGGTCGATTTCCAACAGGCCACGGCGGTCGAATTGGCGGCACGTCGCCAATTGGTTTTGGATGCCGTGGACCAGTCCCCGCCGTCATGGCGACACACGGACATGGCCGCCGCGTTGATGGAAGCCGCCGATTTGGTCACCGTTGGTATCAGCGATGACGAAAGCCTCGATCCAACGCGAACGCTGGATGAACTGGACGACGGCGTTGCCGTTCCCACGCAAGTGGTGTTGATCAGCGATCTGCAGGCCGGGGCGGACTTGGAAGCATTGCAGGCGTTCGCTTGGCCGGACAACGTTCGTTTGGATGTTCGTTTGGTCAAGCCGTCTGGATCCACCAACGCATCCCCGCGACTGTTGAACCGAACCGACGCGACGTCGGATCTTGTGGCAGTGGCAGACGACGCGTGGCGGATACGCATCGCGAATTCGGAAAACGCCGACCACGGAAATTTCCGCTTGGCGTGGGGCGATGCCAACGCATTCCAGCGATCCGAATCTGAAATGGACATCCAAGTGCCACCGGGACAAACGCGTGTCGTGTCGATGACGCCACCCAAGCCAGGTGACGCCACGCTGATCTTGTCGGGTGACGATGACGATTTTGACAACACGTTCTATTTCGTCACGCCCGAGGTAAAGCGGTTAACCCTGTTGCACGTGGGCAATGCTCAGGGGCCGCCGCAACAGCGGCCAGGCTTCTTTCTGTCACAGGTGCCGTTGGCCAACGCCGATCGCGAAGTCGACTTTCGCGATCTGTCCGCCGCCGATTCGGCAGCGATCCGAGACGTCTTGCGAACCGAAGCTTCAGCGGATGAAGTGACGCTGCCCTTGGTCGTTCTGACGGCTCCGGTGCAATCGGATGTTGCCGACGACTTGCAATCCTATGTTAAAAACGGTGGACATGTGGTCGTCGCCATTGGTCCATCGGACGACGCCGCCCAGTGGCAACAGACGCTGGAATCCATCGGCGATTTGACCGGTGTCCGGATCAGCGAGGCGACCGTCGACGATTATGCGATGTGGAGCCAGATTGATTTTCGAGATCCTTTGTTCAAGCCGATGGCGGATCCCAAGTTCAATGATTTTTCCAAGATTCGGTTTTGGTCACATCGTGAATTGATCGTGGATCCGCCGGCCGAGGATTCTATGTGGAAAGTGCCGTGTCGTTTTGATGATGGACAGATCGCGATCGCCAGACGCACGTTGGGCAAGGGGCGATTGACCATCCTGACCTCTGGCTGGGACACCGAGGACAGTCAGTTGGCGTTGTCCACCAAATTCATACCGCTGGTGTTTGCTTGGTTTGAAGCCAGCGACACGGTGGCCGCGGATCAAGGAAATGCTCGGATCGTCGGGATTCCCGACGCAGCGGGAATCGTCTGGGAAGCGCCGGGAATCCAAAAGTCGGACGACGGCGACGCCACGGTCGCCGTGAATTTGCCGGCGTCGGAATCACGGACCGAACCGCTGGACTTGGCGGCTTTGGAGAATTTGGGCATCCCGCTGGGCAAAGTGGA